One Aerococcus urinaeequi DNA segment encodes these proteins:
- the pgsA gene encoding CDP-diacylglycerol--glycerol-3-phosphate 3-phosphatidyltransferase: MNLPNKLTIIRMIMIPIFMIFVSIPASGDGTQVLGSHWYWQYVVAAIIFAVASFTDWLDGYIARRDNLVTNFGKFADPLADKMLVATAFIALVGIDLAPAWLVSIIIMRELAVTGLRLLLVEKGTVMAAGSAGKLKTFTQMLSIIFLLLGDFPLGFLPFSIGQILLYLALVFTIYSGVDYFVKNISVFSDGL, translated from the coding sequence TTGAATTTACCAAATAAATTAACCATCATTCGGATGATCATGATTCCAATCTTCATGATTTTCGTATCTATCCCAGCAAGTGGAGATGGTACACAAGTACTCGGCAGTCATTGGTACTGGCAATATGTGGTGGCAGCCATCATTTTCGCAGTCGCATCATTCACCGACTGGCTAGACGGTTACATCGCACGTCGCGACAACCTTGTCACTAATTTCGGTAAATTTGCCGACCCATTAGCCGACAAGATGCTCGTTGCAACAGCCTTTATCGCCTTAGTTGGTATCGATTTAGCACCAGCATGGTTAGTTTCAATCATTATCATGCGCGAATTAGCTGTCACCGGACTCCGCCTATTACTAGTGGAAAAAGGGACAGTCATGGCGGCTGGGAGTGCTGGGAAATTGAAAACATTCACCCAGATGCTATCCATTATCTTCTTGTTACTCGGGGATTTCCCCTTAGGATTCTTGCCATTTTCAATCGGGCAAATCCTACTATATCTTGCATTAGTCTTTACCATCTATTCAGGTGTAGACTACTTCGTTAAAAATATTTCCGTCTTTTCAGACGGACTATAA
- a CDS encoding competence/damage-inducible protein A has protein sequence MKVDIIAVGTELLMGQIANTNAQFIARKLNELGFDHYVQTVIGDNPERLKKVTAQAEQRSDIIIYTGGLGPTRDDLTKQTISAYLNQPLIHDEVGMETIKATFKGRIMTENNLAMGLTFQAGHTFPNDVGQALGTAIEHDNHTYILLPGPPSEMKHMFNHYVADYLLDQYQNDMVLTSKYLHYFGIGESQLADTIDDLIMSQENPTVAIYFGNFMVTVRLTAAGKNEAETKPLLEDLATAINARLADYYVGEGENLGINEVLVEKLTDREQTIAFAESFTGGLAAKKVVDVPGSSKVLHGSAVTYTETAKANVLNVQPQTLETYGMVSAETATEMAENVRDLYQSDFGVSFTGVAGPDAMEGKEAGTVYIGISQAGQETKVLTPTLRGSRQNIQYRSVYSAYFDIIKN, from the coding sequence ATGAAAGTAGACATTATAGCTGTCGGAACAGAATTATTAATGGGACAAATCGCGAATACAAATGCGCAATTTATTGCACGAAAATTGAATGAATTAGGCTTTGACCATTACGTACAAACGGTCATTGGCGATAACCCTGAACGGTTAAAGAAGGTGACCGCTCAGGCTGAACAAAGGTCGGATATCATCATTTATACAGGTGGTTTAGGACCTACTCGAGATGATTTAACCAAACAAACTATTTCAGCTTACTTAAATCAACCACTCATTCACGATGAAGTGGGGATGGAAACCATCAAAGCAACTTTTAAAGGCAGAATCATGACTGAAAACAATCTGGCTATGGGGCTGACTTTTCAAGCAGGGCATACTTTCCCCAATGATGTAGGGCAAGCGCTTGGTACAGCGATTGAACATGATAACCATACCTATATTCTATTGCCAGGACCACCATCTGAAATGAAGCATATGTTCAACCATTATGTAGCTGATTATTTACTAGACCAATACCAAAATGACATGGTACTAACATCTAAATACCTGCACTATTTTGGTATCGGTGAATCGCAATTAGCTGACACTATTGATGACTTGATTATGAGTCAAGAAAATCCAACAGTAGCCATTTACTTTGGAAATTTCATGGTAACAGTTAGACTAACTGCAGCTGGTAAAAATGAAGCAGAAACCAAGCCTTTATTAGAAGACCTGGCTACAGCTATCAACGCTCGGTTAGCTGACTATTATGTAGGCGAAGGAGAAAACTTAGGCATCAATGAAGTATTGGTAGAGAAATTGACAGACCGTGAGCAGACTATTGCTTTCGCTGAAAGTTTCACTGGTGGACTGGCAGCTAAAAAAGTTGTCGATGTCCCAGGGTCTTCAAAAGTCTTACACGGATCAGCCGTCACTTATACAGAAACAGCCAAAGCCAATGTGTTAAATGTCCAACCGCAAACACTGGAAACTTATGGCATGGTGAGTGCTGAAACAGCGACTGAAATGGCGGAAAACGTACGAGATCTATATCAATCTGACTTTGGAGTATCCTTTACAGGTGTCGCTGGACCGGATGCCATGGAAGGAAAAGAAGCGGGGACTGTCTATATTGGTATCTCCCAAGCAGGCCAAGAAACTAAAGTTTTAACACCAACATTAAGAGGTAGTCGTCAAAATATTCAATATCGTTCAGTCTATTCAGCTTACTTTGATATTATTAAAAATTAA
- the rny gene encoding ribonuclease Y, whose translation MGFTEIAFAIIALIVGLLGGVYVGKKSLLQEQEREKDEAHITAQGIIENAKRSAESERKEIILNAKEELQRYRNEVDSEVRDRRSEVKKQEDRLNQKEEKLDRRDASISDKENKLSNEEQSLRDRKKKVAETEKAADALIEKRNEVLVNVAAMSREDAKNLLLKEMEDTLAHEKALLIKKAEQEANDTADRVAKQIVLQAIERSGADTVTESTVTVVHLPNDDMKGRIIGKEGRNIKTLESLTGIDLIVDDTPEAVVLSGFDPIRREIAKIALDKLIGDGRIHPAKIEEAVEKARKQMDSKVREIGEETIFDLGIHSLHPDLVKTLGRLYYRTSYGQNVLNHSIEVAKLAGVMAAELGEDVQLAKRAGLMHDIGKAVDHEVEGSHVQIGTEFAIKYQEPETVINAIASHHGDVEATSVIASLVAIADALSSARPGARSESLENYIQRLRSLEAIAKNYDGVHNAYAIQAGREIRVMVKPDEVDDLKAIELAHDISKRIENELDYPGQIKVIVIREKRAVDYAK comes from the coding sequence ATGGGATTTACTGAAATTGCCTTCGCTATCATTGCTTTAATTGTTGGTCTATTGGGTGGCGTTTATGTAGGGAAGAAGTCTTTATTACAAGAACAAGAACGTGAAAAAGATGAAGCGCACATAACCGCACAAGGAATCATTGAAAATGCTAAACGTAGCGCAGAATCTGAGCGGAAAGAAATTATCTTAAACGCAAAAGAAGAATTGCAACGGTATAGAAATGAAGTAGATAGTGAAGTTAGAGATCGCCGTAGTGAAGTTAAGAAACAAGAAGACCGTTTAAACCAAAAAGAAGAAAAATTGGATAGACGGGATGCATCTATTTCTGACAAAGAAAATAAATTAAGTAATGAAGAACAATCTCTACGTGACCGTAAGAAAAAGGTTGCTGAGACTGAAAAAGCAGCAGACGCATTAATTGAAAAACGAAATGAAGTTTTAGTTAATGTAGCAGCTATGTCTCGTGAAGATGCCAAAAACTTATTACTAAAAGAGATGGAAGATACATTAGCCCATGAGAAAGCCTTATTAATTAAGAAGGCAGAGCAAGAAGCTAATGACACGGCAGATCGAGTTGCAAAACAAATTGTACTTCAAGCTATTGAACGCTCTGGAGCGGATACAGTTACAGAATCTACAGTTACAGTTGTTCACTTACCAAATGACGATATGAAAGGTCGTATCATTGGTAAAGAAGGACGAAACATCAAGACATTAGAATCCTTAACCGGAATTGACTTGATTGTTGATGATACACCTGAAGCTGTCGTATTAAGTGGATTTGATCCGATTCGTCGTGAAATTGCAAAAATCGCTTTAGATAAATTGATTGGAGATGGACGAATCCATCCAGCCAAAATTGAAGAGGCAGTTGAAAAAGCTCGTAAACAAATGGATAGTAAAGTAAGAGAAATCGGTGAAGAAACTATCTTTGATTTAGGTATTCATTCTCTTCACCCTGACTTAGTGAAAACATTAGGTCGCTTATACTACCGAACAAGTTACGGTCAAAATGTTTTGAATCACAGTATTGAAGTTGCTAAATTAGCTGGTGTAATGGCAGCAGAACTTGGTGAAGACGTACAATTGGCTAAACGCGCTGGTCTAATGCATGATATCGGTAAAGCCGTTGATCATGAAGTAGAAGGGTCTCACGTACAAATTGGTACGGAATTTGCTATCAAATACCAAGAACCTGAAACTGTTATTAACGCCATTGCTAGCCACCATGGTGACGTTGAAGCAACAAGTGTTATCGCTAGCTTAGTTGCCATCGCCGATGCACTTTCGTCAGCACGACCAGGGGCCCGCAGTGAATCATTAGAAAACTACATCCAACGATTACGTAGCCTTGAAGCTATTGCCAAAAATTATGACGGCGTTCATAATGCATACGCAATTCAAGCCGGACGAGAAATCCGTGTAATGGTTAAACCAGATGAAGTAGATGATTTAAAAGCAATTGAATTAGCACATGACATTTCAAAACGCATTGAAAATGAACTGGATTACCCAGGACAAATTAAAGTAATCGTGATACGCGAAAAACGAGCAGTTGATTACGCAAAATAG
- a CDS encoding ATP-binding protein, with amino-acid sequence MTDRVAGLPYTAVYKGLNLLLAQDTDIVPNIVGHGGIGKSQMIRDLAKNNDFAYFEITCSLLQPGDLTMPVPKEDHIKYYLNPQIQGAITAAEADPDRKVILFLDEFNRPIAMVQGELMNLVLQRNLMGQALPDNVVIITAENPSSDVEGFENTSYATNARDMAINDRTMRIRMGANLEDWISSFAKKIQVNNPNRTMIHPLITEFLQADGRQYFIVIDETRDKNPTPRAYERLSNLLYAFEDAGHDIYHLADDYLEFLIEGIEGNIGDEAGQVFVTFLRQQQTDFIKPTEVVQATGSHLPESILDRYQAMPIVRRKRVIEDLTDYIVHQSDLIEDGDLISRYTDIFVVSEPDEIYILIKRMHDAPADSAIARFYKALNQNDDFVEKTFDITMAVNANE; translated from the coding sequence ATGACAGATAGAGTAGCTGGGTTACCATATACAGCTGTGTACAAAGGATTGAATTTACTTTTAGCCCAAGATACAGATATTGTTCCTAATATTGTAGGGCATGGTGGGATTGGTAAATCGCAAATGATTCGAGATTTAGCTAAAAATAATGATTTTGCTTACTTTGAAATTACCTGTTCTTTACTGCAACCAGGTGATTTAACTATGCCGGTTCCAAAAGAAGACCATATTAAATATTATCTAAATCCACAAATTCAAGGAGCGATTACAGCAGCAGAAGCGGATCCAGACCGTAAAGTGATTCTTTTCTTGGACGAATTTAACCGACCAATTGCTATGGTGCAAGGAGAATTGATGAACTTAGTGCTACAACGTAATTTGATGGGACAAGCTTTACCTGATAATGTGGTTATTATTACGGCTGAAAACCCTTCAAGTGATGTAGAAGGGTTCGAAAATACGTCATACGCAACCAATGCTCGTGATATGGCTATTAATGACCGGACGATGCGGATTAGAATGGGCGCTAACTTAGAAGATTGGATTAGTTCTTTTGCCAAAAAGATACAAGTTAACAATCCAAATCGTACGATGATTCATCCATTGATTACAGAATTTCTGCAAGCAGATGGTCGCCAATACTTTATTGTAATTGATGAAACGAGAGATAAGAATCCAACACCTCGTGCATATGAACGACTATCCAACTTATTATATGCCTTTGAGGATGCGGGACATGATATTTATCATTTAGCAGATGATTATCTTGAATTCTTGATTGAGGGTATTGAAGGAAACATTGGTGATGAGGCTGGTCAAGTCTTTGTGACTTTTTTGAGACAACAACAAACTGATTTTATTAAACCAACCGAAGTTGTGCAAGCAACAGGATCTCATCTACCCGAAAGTATTTTAGATAGATATCAAGCTATGCCAATAGTACGCCGTAAACGCGTCATAGAAGATTTAACAGATTATATTGTGCATCAATCAGATTTAATTGAAGATGGCGATCTAATTAGCCGTTATACAGATATCTTTGTGGTTTCAGAGCCTGATGAAATTTATATTTTGATTAAACGGATGCATGACGCACCGGCTGATTCAGCAATAGCACGATTTTATAAAGCTTTAAATCAAAATGATGACTTTGTTGAGAAAACCTTTGATATTACAATGGCCGTCAATGCCAATGAGTAA
- the recA gene encoding recombinase RecA, giving the protein MTMDKNDSNRQKALDDAMKKIERNFGKGSVMKMGERGDTRISTVPTGSLTLDISLGVGGYPRGRIIEVYGPESSGKTTVSLHAIAEVQKRGGIAAFIDAENALDPEYAAKLGVNVDELLLSQPDTGEQGLEIADALVSSGAIDIIVVDSVAALVPRAEIEGEMGDSHIGLQARLMSQALRKLSGTINKTKTIAIFINQIREKVGVMFGSPETTPGGRALKFYSTVRLEVRRGEQIKESGSAIGNRTKIKIVKNKVAPPFKVAEVDIMYGEGISQEGELVDLAAELDIINKSGSWYSYGEDRIGQGRENAKQFLRENPEIRETIDGQVRQHFGFGQNGKLSEEELAALEANDEAQVELLEEETE; this is encoded by the coding sequence ATGACTATGGATAAAAACGATAGCAACCGTCAAAAAGCATTAGACGATGCAATGAAAAAAATTGAGCGTAACTTTGGTAAAGGCTCAGTCATGAAAATGGGTGAACGCGGAGATACTAGAATCTCTACTGTTCCAACAGGTTCATTAACATTGGATATTTCTTTAGGAGTTGGTGGCTACCCACGCGGTCGTATTATTGAAGTCTACGGACCAGAATCATCTGGTAAAACGACTGTTTCATTACATGCAATTGCGGAAGTACAAAAACGTGGTGGTATTGCAGCCTTTATCGATGCTGAGAATGCGCTAGATCCTGAATATGCAGCTAAACTAGGTGTAAACGTTGATGAGTTACTACTTTCTCAACCAGACACTGGTGAACAGGGTTTGGAGATTGCTGACGCTTTAGTATCTTCAGGTGCCATTGATATCATCGTTGTCGATTCAGTTGCAGCCTTAGTACCACGTGCCGAAATTGAAGGTGAAATGGGTGACTCTCATATCGGTCTTCAAGCCCGGTTAATGTCTCAAGCATTACGTAAATTATCAGGCACCATCAACAAAACGAAAACAATCGCCATCTTTATCAACCAAATTCGTGAAAAAGTTGGGGTAATGTTCGGTAGTCCTGAAACAACACCAGGCGGTAGAGCCTTGAAATTCTACTCTACTGTGCGTTTAGAAGTACGTCGTGGTGAACAAATTAAAGAGAGCGGGAGCGCAATCGGTAACCGTACTAAAATTAAGATTGTTAAAAACAAGGTAGCACCACCATTCAAAGTGGCAGAAGTTGACATCATGTATGGGGAAGGGATTTCTCAAGAGGGTGAACTAGTTGACTTGGCAGCTGAATTAGACATCATTAACAAGTCCGGTTCTTGGTATTCATATGGTGAAGACCGTATCGGTCAAGGTCGTGAGAATGCAAAACAATTCTTACGCGAAAATCCAGAAATTCGTGAAACCATTGATGGACAAGTTCGTCAACACTTCGGTTTTGGCCAAAATGGTAAATTAAGCGAAGAAGAACTAGCAGCCTTAGAAGCAAATGATGAAGCACAAGTGGAATTATTGGAAGAAGAAACAGAATAA